A window of Carassius carassius chromosome 48, fCarCar2.1, whole genome shotgun sequence genomic DNA:
ACGtgtttttaggccaaaacattttttttcacataccGCAAACATCGATATCTCCTCACCATCCGCTAGCTGCCTGTCCCCTGAACACAAATGCAGCTAAAACATATATCACACTATTTGATGCCATTGGTATAAGACTGGTATaagcctgcacttaaccaactaactctagcacttttccttttcttgtcttttaattttacaaaaaaaaaaaaagaaaaacacctacctatgcgttctatactagactaactgagacttgtcatggcatttgtatactgttgttgttctcttgttgacctgactgcttctattgttctcatttgtaagtagctttggataaaagcgtctgctaaattattaaatgtaaatgactaTCAATATTGATATTTCTTCCATGTCTCAAGGCAATACCGCTACACTGCATACCGACAGGTTGTCCGCTGGGCCTATGGCATTCTGGGCAGGCACATCAGGAAGCCCTTACCTGCATGTGTCGTGTCAGCCATTAGAAGACAGTTTCCAGAGGAAGGAGGACTCTATAAAGGTTTTGAATGGCCCAATTTTGTTGACAatcaatagaaaataaacaaacaaatcacaaattgtcatataaaactttttatgatcatatatacaatttaacaatttCGGGTATCACACTAAGATTTCGTTGCGATGCAGCATTGGCTGGTTCTGCCAAAAACGCTGATACCCACATGCTGCACAGACCTAAGAGATGTATGTGAAAGGCAGAAAATGACTATAACATACAAACAACAAAGTataatgattaaaacaaactatacaagTTATGTTACAACATCATTTTCTACCAGAATACACAAATAGTTTCTTACttgctttatttttacaaaagttccCTCCTGCTTCTCAACATTGCCTTGGGTTTCCCCACAACAGGCTGGGCAAATGGTAAAGAGAGACATCAACTGGCTTTGGCACACAATGAACTTATCAGCAGcactgaaaaaagagaaaaacattatttttgacttgacacaatttgatcatataaaaacttaaataaaagaaaaataagtctTACTTGAGGTCAGGGTGAGATTCCTGCTGTGGTTCCTCATCAGATGAATCACTTGTCATTTCCCCCTCTGGTATCCATGACATATCACCAGTTTTGTCCATGAAAACAGAGGATGACTCATCATCGGTATGCACAggactgggcagtggagttgacgTTGATTTCTCAAACCTTTCTGTCTGAGTCCCCACACTGACCATCTTGGGCTGTGCCTGGACAGCTAGAATAAAAATAGGTCCAGTTATACAATTGTGTAACAGCATGTATATGatacatcataaatatatttttttactttgagcaatGATGGAGCTATAACGTAACTTGACTCTTCTTAGaagcaaataaaagaaaacagcttcttggaaaaaatgaaatgtaatattgtaacCTTAGTAGGCTAGTTATTAAAGTTGCTGATCTGTGGACACTGGATAGTTCATTCATTGcacattatatttaatgtaaaatgttaatccACCTGATGAACGATGTGAAGGTCTGAGGTCACACTGTGAGCCAAAGTGATGCACAGATGATTGAGGGGCCAGTGGAGAGAAAGGCTCTTGCTCTGGGTCAgcaacaaacactgcagcactggctgaAGATGTATCTCCCACTTCATTAATTGCAATTTCTGATAAATCCTTATaaacaaacatgacaaattaCGAATTAGCTGTGCTAGCAACTAGCATTAGTTATTATGCCTAACAAGCTAGCTGCGGTACTTTACAACAACTTATACACGCCACGTTGCTTctcattatttaaatcattatgttgacTGATTTGTTagttagtaaatgtaaaaaaaaaaaaaaaaaaaaaaagacttacgtTGCACAGTTCACGTTTTCGTCGAGCTGCATCTCTGACGGATCCGTGACCACCGTGTTTCCCGCCGGCGGGAGAACCCGAAGCTACGTGCACTGAAGGAACCGCACCAGCTCTGAGTCTCACTCGGTTCTTACCTCGGTATCCCATGTTGAACTCCATCATATCGCCGGGACGATAATCCTCCGATCTGAAGTGAACGCTACACACGACCGCGTTTTCCGAAGCCGAAGCGGAAGAGAAATCCCGTCTCTTCACCTGCACAAACCGCACCCAGGCACGAAAGATAGCACCGTCCTTTTTCTTGTTAGGAAACCGGTGGACTCGATGTCCTGACAGGCTGGAGTTTTTGCAAGCTTCACAAACACAATAATTTACCATGACGATGataaattgaaatacaaaacCTACTGAAAACACACTGACTCACGACCGCTTTTACTGAATACCAACCTACTCTGCACTGAGCAGCGGCAGCGCACAGCAGCACACGTCTCCCTCTTGTGACGTAAAATGACGCGATGTTGGAAAAAAAGCGTTTTTTACGAGCAGTCAAAGAAACGCTCACTTTATCTACTAAATTGGTGTcctaatgtcatttaaaaaaaatttaaatcctgcattatctttttatattgtattttcatacacggttaaatattaatttagattttttttaacctgcaatatgctctttaagtaaataaataatgtaaaattgtacattttgggcttttatttatgttgcctagcatcTATGGATTTTAATAATTGTACTAATATATAGGTAAACATATAGATGAACATATAAGtgcatatatacatgcatatatgcacacatatataggtatatgtatgcacgtatatatgtacacatacaatatgtgcatataaaaacctatatcaaaacctatattaaaacatatatgtttatatagattatttccATGTGGGGTTGTCACACGATACAAAGACCATATTATTACagcaactgtcaaaattagtacaATGTAGACCAAATTACTAGCCTTACTGAACACAAAAATCCAAACTTTAGAGTCATTTCTTCTGAAAGTTATGGTTAGACGGACATAAAATGGCAGATTAGAacccaaagtaaaaaaaaaaaaagaagtataaaATAAGAAGCATGGGGGAAAAATATTTTACTGACGCGGATGTGCGAAAGCGATCAAAGTCGGGTCCATGATGCAGAAGGTTAAAAAACAATCCTGAATGTAGCAACACAGAAAATCAGCAGAAATAAGTGTGTCAAAATCACTTGCTTAATTGCATGAGCTCAGTGTGTCTATGGGTGAAGGACTGCCTTTCAGCTAATGTGAACCTCACATTTGACTTTTCATGTGAAACAAATTAGAGGATATATCAACCAAAGAGGTCTATAATGGCAGATGAAGAATGTAAACACCATGTGACTGATCACTCATGACCCAAGCATTTCAATGTAGCCTAATTTGCAGATGCACAAATTGATAAAGAAATAGTTGTTAACAGGAGTAAACTTACCCTGGTTTCTACATAATTTAGTTGTGATGACATTCTCATAGACTGTAACGTGTGACTTGAGTTTGAGGAACAGACATTCAGCCGAAGACAGAAAAGACAGTTACTGCAGTTTTAAGATATTGAAAGCATCAGTAGAATTTCTTTTTTAGCATATTAATGATACATTTCTGTTGTGGCTTTTCAGATCTGTGGAGTGTTCTTATCTggtactgttgaaaaaatgttttacacattcatTTTCTTCTGTTTGTGGCATCTGGTCGGTAAGTTAAACATGTTTTTACGGCATCAAGACAGGTTTAGTTCATTGTTGTTTCATCTTGTCTTGGTGTATTTTATACAGATGGAGAGAAGATTGTGTCAGTGACGGAGGGAGATTCTGTAACTCTACACAGTGCAGTTACTGAGCAAATAAGATATTATTTCCGTAATACAGAATGGATGTGGGTAGGACCTGAAAATACTCGCATAGCTAGATTCCTTCAGCGTATTGAGATGAAAAATATTAGATATTTTTATGTTGAGAGATTCGGAGACAGACTGCAGATTGACAATCAGACTGGATCCCTGACCATCAGGAACAtcagaaccacagactctggactttatcaaCTGACCAGTGAATTCTCAGGCGATTTATTCAATgttactgtctatggtgagtGAGTGAATCGTATGTACCCTATAAAgtcatgttttaataaattaattaaaatctcttatatatttcaatatgttcaaatgatgtttttgttttatttctatacTATGTGTATTTGTGATGTGtgtctttgttcttatttttgaataacaaagataaaaaaaaatgccaaagaTTTTTCTTcacccactttggcctaaatatctgttattgttttttattttatattttgttacctttTAAGGCTTTGGCTTGGCTGTACTGCTCAGACAATTTTCAAAATAGTATAACCAAAATGataaagaattgtgataaaatcgtgTATCGTGATTTTCCTGAAAAAAAGACATGCATTAACTGCGATTCTCATGTGCTACTTAAatctacaacatttaaaaaaaaacataaaatattagatCAAGTAAGCACAGAATCAACTTTGCACTGTTGCGCGCGATTGCGTCAAAGATCAGACCAAAATACGCATGCAACAAAGCAAATGGAAAGAAACGCCACGGTTTTTTGCCGTCTAGTTTAGTTGAAAATAATATCAAAAGCACCTTTTACCTAAGTCTCGCAGTTTtctttggccaaggcccgcccataaggccgtttgaccgacatgtccaacaaccaatcacagtttgtttcctTCATCATCACATTTTGGGaagtggaaatgtcgccacaataacagatcaCTGTATAAAACTCTCGAAATTTTTCAAGATTCAATGCCGTGAACTTTAAACATTTCACATACTGTTGAAAATCCAGAGTTTAGTTGGTCCTGATAAGCGTTTGTTGTTTGTAgttttcttctttcgtgagggggtttggcgccacagtattttgtttccaggtggaatgtTAAAGAACGCGATATGCACGTctcgcggaaatcctgtagaattcaaccaatctgatgatgacttcgacattcctgaagtgtttccagttTTGTGTggcatatgcatcagacgtttagccaatggTCCGTGGACGTGACGTCTGAGACTACTTTTACCCTAAAGTTACTGTTGATAGGGCTTTAAATGAACTTAATCTATATTTCACCTTATTCTCTCATGTTTTCCAGCTCGTCTTCCTATTCCTGTCATCACCAGACACTCTGCATGTTCTTCATCATCGTCTTCATCctcacagcagaattgttcactgctgtgttcagtggtgattgtgagtcatgtgactctctcctggtacaaaggaaacagtttattgtccatcatcagtgtgtctgatctcaacatcagtctctctctacctctggagatTAAGTCTCTGGATGATTCCTACAGCTGTGTGTTGaacaatcccatcagcaaccaAACTGTACCTCTCAACAGCACTGAACTCTGTCAACCATGTACAGGTATAGCAATTGTGATATTAATGAACATTTATGGAAAACTCACCACAAATACATTTCTTTCTgttcaaatgttgtgtttgtcatTATGTAGATGCAGGTTTTCAATAAAACCTCTTTTTCTGTCCTCAGACTCTGTTCACTGTTGTGGTTTCACTGAAGCTGTGATTCGATTGGTCATCTCTGCTATGGTGGGCGTGGCTACTGTTGCTGTAGTGGTTTACGACATCAGATCCAGAAAAGAGGAAAAGAAACCGAGAACATCACAATCAGTAATTGAAGAACAAATCAGTCTTTGACTTCTTTTGAGTCAGTTCTTGTCAGAAGTCATggaaacaaaacatgaaaaagagCAGTAGCCCTGCAAGATGTGTATTTGtgttgtttcttctttttttttttaaatatattgctttGCATATTTCACTGCTTCAAAGATTTGAAATCAAAGCATGAGTTTAAAGATTCTTCTTTGTTTTATCTGCTTGTCATTCAGTCAGGACTGAATGGAATCAGTTTGAACCGAGCATCAGAAACTGAAGGTTGTTTGTAGATTGCTGAaggtttcaatttaattttaatgcacAAATGCTAATGCAACTACATAAAGAATCTCTATTAGTTGtactttttttggtaaacaaCACTGTCACAAATGCTGTCAGCTGAACTTAACTTGTACAATACCCAAAGTATTCATTTaacaattaatgacaaaataatacaaaatttaaaCTGATACTTAACTGAACTGTAAATATTGAGTTGTGTCTTCTGGAGAGATGGTCATATTTGATTAATTACCAGCATGCAAAAATAGTACTCTCTAGTCAGCTGGTTTACTGAAATGACATATCATTTTGATCAGATGTTCAGAGACAGACTACAGATGGACAGTTAGACAGGATCTAGTGAAAGCGTCCTTCCACTGTTTTGGAGTCAGGATGATTAGATATGTTTGTTTCTCTTATGAATCCAAATTTGTCACAGAGGCAATTTTGCCTCCAAATGACAAACAAGTGGTAGATAAGACCCACTCATTGAAACCATTCACGTATGTAAATAATCTTTAGACCAAGTCTGTAAAAAtgcaagtttttgttttttttttttgtaaaaaaactcAGCTTGCTATAGTAAAACAGACTTTTTGCAAACCTCTAAACACAGTTCCCTACATTACACACATCATTCAAAACTAACAACTCTTTTGTTTCATTTGGGAACCACTCCCAATAATTTACTGATGACAAGTGAtcgtgtgtgaaaaaaaaattatacatttgttCAATTAGAAATCAGAACTCAGTGTTTTGAGAAagaatttatcatttatttttacccCCTTGCATTTccgtttacagtgtgtgtgtgtgtgtgtacattatatatatgtgtgtgtgtgtgtatatatatatatatataatgtggcgAGCTAACCAAGTGCTCATTAGCATTGTCATGGAGAAGGAGAGGATCCAATTGTCAGGAGACGGAGTCTGGGAATAGGAATTACCTGAGAGCCATTGAGAAAGCCAGACCACAAGGTTCCTGCAGGTTTCCACACCTTCACCTCTGCAATCGTCACGGATGACAATCTGCCTCTCCTGTACCTTGACACTCAATAAATGCCTCTCTGGGGTTATTTCACCACACGTCAAGTCTGAGCCTCCTTTCTcccacccaacacacacacacacacacacacactgaatataCATACAAGCCCAGTCAGAaagtcagctttatttcaaaAGCACTTTATACAGTAGATTGTTTCACAGTAGATTTCaactgtgcatgtatgtgtgagtgCGATGACAAACCTTTGCTCCGCTGGACTCTGCACAAGCAAAAGACACACAAGAGTACTGTTTTAAATTTTTCACATCTGTGTGTAGTTTGGTGTGTATGTGGCTAattattttaaggaaaggaaGGAAGAGTTTGCTTTTGCAAGatgtgtgattttttttgcatgttgtgtgtgttttgtggttttgtgtgtaGAAATTTGAGAAATGGAGCAATGGTTTCAACTGATTGTACCTGTTACTTAAAATGAAACCAGTAGATGGCACTGTGTTAAGTCATATGTTACAGATGCTGTGCAAGGAATAgagatagcacacgtacatctgcaagatgtctgttaaaaagaatcattttcttatattttcATTACTGATTCTTTACGCTATAGTTAATTTATTAGTATTTGAGCATATAAAATGATTCCAGGAAACCCTTCAACAATCTGCTGGCTTTTCCAGATGTTTAAGGTTATTGGATAAGGATCATTTTGATTCAGACCAATTAGTGAATCGTTTGACTGATTCATCGAAAAGAACCGACTCAGAAGAACAACTCAAAGAGCAATTCTCTCACCACCTAAACTTCACCATGACTTGCATGTAAGTTTTACTCCACACAAGGAcaacactgaatttatttataccATGTTTATTTTACAGCAGAAAATATCTACATTCAAATGAAAAAGGTTGTATTAATTTCCTGTCCAGTAATTGTTCAATTCTCTGTTTCCAGGTTTTTTATGACCATTATTCATAGCTCTTCTAGATCTGATGTCATAAAGCACTATGGCAACAGTAGCCACGCCCATCAAAGCAGAGATGACCAATCGAATCACAGCTTCAGTGAAATCACAACAGTGAAAAGAGTCTGAggacaaaaaaaggttttattaaaaatgcacCAAAGTTATGACAAACTTACTAACAACATCTTGAGGTACCTGCAGATGTGTGACAGAgctgagtgatgtccagatgttgagtctggttgctgatgggattgttgagcacacagctgtagctgtttttatcctgatattccacctccagaggtagagagagactgatgctg
This region includes:
- the LOC132131720 gene encoding uncharacterized protein LOC132131720, giving the protein MFYTFIFFCLWHLVDGEKIVSVTEGDSVTLHSAVTEQIRYYFRNTEWMWVGPENTRIARFLQRIEMKNIRYFYVERFGDRLQIDNQTGSLTIRNIRTTDSGLYQLTSEFSGDLFNVTVYARLPIPVITRHSACSSSSSSSSQQNCSLLCSVVIVSHVTLSWYKGNSLLSIISVSDLNISLSLPLEIKSLDDSYSCVLNNPISNQTVPLNSTELCQPCTDSVHCCGFTEAVIRLVISAMVGVATVAVVVYDIRSRKEEKKPRTSQSVIEEQISL